Proteins encoded within one genomic window of Oncorhynchus mykiss isolate Arlee chromosome 27, USDA_OmykA_1.1, whole genome shotgun sequence:
- the LOC110507399 gene encoding calpain-9 isoform X1, whose translation METRRFATGSIANPVQFRNQHYVALLDACVKSGSLFSDPTFTPDQSSIGMPTDPDPKKEVKWLRPKEISSNAVFVEDTTCTTDICQGQLGDCWLLAALSCLTMHPNLFVKVVPPNQSLTESYAGIFHFMFWQYGEWVEVVVDDRLPVREGRLLFSYSCTRNEYWSALVEKAYAKLIGSYGSLKGGNISEAMEDFTGGIAYSLPVSSRAPRVMWKALSAALSRGSLLSCFIQASNYCEIGTVTAEGLVKGHAYAITDTDTVKKPDGEALLLRLRNPWGFVEYSGPWSDKSKDWDDVDAAEKKRIDLKNSEDGEFWISAEDFNKLFDTVELCSVDPDPIVEEDTSTDPDSPADPPSAWTLSSHKGSWVSGSTAGGSCSYPRSFWKNPQFQLVLAEHDDDIEMTPGEKKVAEKQKEKAKQCTVLVELLQKDRRKKEKINFLHIAFHIYRVPPKLRGLCLDQSFFSFKQPVGSSGVYQPFRAVWREVRLDPGHYVILASTCSPNQPAEFFLRVYSKTGNNLGTQDFTCSTGFLMVMSMPPVLPEDRKRVQKTFDEVAGPDDKLNAKEFMKLVNSVLEKDYQLPLETCRQLIFGEETGGRSSLTREQTEPVLTSLRSLQSIFFKFDQDSSGTMSPFELSLALQAAGVQCDGQVIQLLWERFGSGELHLPFHGFVTCVSRLRKLFALYKSESNPEVKDRGINTWLLRLLTV comes from the exons ATGGAGACTCGGAGGTTCGCAACTGGTTCCATTGCCAACCCTGTTCAATTTCGGAACCAGCACTATGTAGCTCTCCTAGATGCGTGCGTTAAATCCGGTTCGCTGTTCTCTGACCCAACCTTCACCCCGGACCAGAGCTCCATCGGTATGCCTACCGACCCAGACCCCAAAAAGGAGGTCAAGTGGCTGCGACCCAAG gagaTCAGTTCCAATGCTGTGTTTGTGGAGGACACAACGTGTACCACCGATATCTGCCAGGGCCAgctgg GTGACTGTTGGCTTCTggctgccctgtcctgccttacCATGCACCCCAATCTCTTTGTCAAAGTGGTACCACCTAATCAGAGCCTGACAGAATCCTATGCTGGCATCTTCCACTTCATG tTCTGGCAGTATGGTGAGtgggtggaggtggtagtggatGACAGGCTACCTGTACGCGAGGGCCGCCTGCTCTTCAGCTACTCCTGTACCCGCAACGAGTACTGGAGCGCCCTGGTGGAGAAAGCCTATGCCAA GCTGATCGGGTCATATGGGAGTTTGAAGGGGGGTAATATCTCAGAGGCAATGGAGGATTTTACAGGGGGCATAGcctactccctccctgtctcctcccgcGCCCCCAGGGTCATGTGGAAAGCCCTCTCTGCTGCCCTGTCCCGTGGCAGCCTGCTCAGCTGCTTCATACAG GCTAGTAACTATTGTGAGATAGGCACAGTGACTGCAGAGGGACTGGTGAAGGGCCATGCCTATGCCATCACAGACACTGACACG gtgaagaagccggatggtGAGGCCTTGTTGCTGAGGCTGAGGAATCCCTGGGGCTTTGTGGAGTACTCTGGACCCTGGAGTGACAA GAGTAAAGACTGGGATGATGTGGATGCTGCTGAGAAGAAAAGGATTGATCTGAAAAACAGTGAGGACGGAGAGTTCTG GATCAGTGCGGAGGACTTCAACAAGCTGTTTGACACAGTGGAGCTGTGTAGTGTGGACCCTGACCCCATAGTGGAAGAGGACACATCCACTGACCCCGACTCCCCTGCTGACCCCCCCTCTGCCTGGACCCTCAGCTCCCACAAAGGCTCCTGGGTATCGGGCTCCACTGCAGGGGGGAGCTGTAGTTACcctc gATCCTTCTGGAAGAATCCCCAGTTCCAGCTTGTCCTTGCCGAGCATGATGATGATATAGAGATGACCCCGGGGGAGAAGAAGGTGGCAGAGAAGCAGAAGGAGAAGGCAAAGCAGTGCACCGTGCTGGTGGAACTACTGCAGAAAGAccggagaaagaaggagaaaatCAACTTCCTCCACATCGCCTTCCATATCtacagg gtTCCTCCAAAG CTCCGGGGCCTGTGTCTGGACCAGAGCTTCTTCTCTTTCAAGCAGCCTGTGGGGAGTTCTGGGGTGTACCAGCCTTTCAG GGCTGTGTGGAGGGAGGTGAGGCTGGACCCGGGACACTACGTGATCCTGGCCTCCACCTGCAGTCCCAACCAGCCCGCGGAATTCTTCCTCCGCGTCTACTCCAAGACTGGCAACAATCTGGG GACCCAAGACTTCACTTGCTCCACTGGCTTCCTCATG GTCATGTCAATGCCACCAGTCTTGCCAGAGGATCGCAAGAGAGTACAGAAGACCTTTGATGAGGTGGCGGGGCCG GATGACAAGCTGAATGCTAAGGagttcatgaagctggttaactCAG ttctGGAGAAAGACTACCAGCTGCCACTGGAGACATGCAGACAGCTCATCTTTGGAGAGGAA ACTGGGGGGCGTAGCAGTCTGACCCGAGAGCAGACAGAGCCTGTGCTGACCTCTCTTCGCAGTCTGCAG tccatCTTCTTCAAGTTTGATCAGGACTCTTCAGGGACTATGAGCCCCTTTGAGCTTAGTCTGGCCCTCCAGGCTGCTG gtgtgcagtgtgatggccaGGTCATACAGCTGCTGTGGGAGAGGTTTGGCTCTGGGGAACTGCACCTGCCTTTCCATGGCTTTGTGACCTGTGTCTCCAGGCTGCGCAAGCTATTCG
- the LOC110507399 gene encoding calpain-9 isoform X2 produces the protein MKRMQAATQLPIQEISSNAVFVEDTTCTTDICQGQLGDCWLLAALSCLTMHPNLFVKVVPPNQSLTESYAGIFHFMFWQYGEWVEVVVDDRLPVREGRLLFSYSCTRNEYWSALVEKAYAKLIGSYGSLKGGNISEAMEDFTGGIAYSLPVSSRAPRVMWKALSAALSRGSLLSCFIQASNYCEIGTVTAEGLVKGHAYAITDTDTVKKPDGEALLLRLRNPWGFVEYSGPWSDKSKDWDDVDAAEKKRIDLKNSEDGEFWISAEDFNKLFDTVELCSVDPDPIVEEDTSTDPDSPADPPSAWTLSSHKGSWVSGSTAGGSCSYPRSFWKNPQFQLVLAEHDDDIEMTPGEKKVAEKQKEKAKQCTVLVELLQKDRRKKEKINFLHIAFHIYRVPPKLRGLCLDQSFFSFKQPVGSSGVYQPFRAVWREVRLDPGHYVILASTCSPNQPAEFFLRVYSKTGNNLGTQDFTCSTGFLMVMSMPPVLPEDRKRVQKTFDEVAGPDDKLNAKEFMKLVNSVLEKDYQLPLETCRQLIFGEETGGRSSLTREQTEPVLTSLRSLQSIFFKFDQDSSGTMSPFELSLALQAAGVQCDGQVIQLLWERFGSGELHLPFHGFVTCVSRLRKLFALYKSESNPEVKDRGINTWLLRLLTV, from the exons ATGAAAAGAATGCAGGCTGCTACACAACTCCCCATTCAG gagaTCAGTTCCAATGCTGTGTTTGTGGAGGACACAACGTGTACCACCGATATCTGCCAGGGCCAgctgg GTGACTGTTGGCTTCTggctgccctgtcctgccttacCATGCACCCCAATCTCTTTGTCAAAGTGGTACCACCTAATCAGAGCCTGACAGAATCCTATGCTGGCATCTTCCACTTCATG tTCTGGCAGTATGGTGAGtgggtggaggtggtagtggatGACAGGCTACCTGTACGCGAGGGCCGCCTGCTCTTCAGCTACTCCTGTACCCGCAACGAGTACTGGAGCGCCCTGGTGGAGAAAGCCTATGCCAA GCTGATCGGGTCATATGGGAGTTTGAAGGGGGGTAATATCTCAGAGGCAATGGAGGATTTTACAGGGGGCATAGcctactccctccctgtctcctcccgcGCCCCCAGGGTCATGTGGAAAGCCCTCTCTGCTGCCCTGTCCCGTGGCAGCCTGCTCAGCTGCTTCATACAG GCTAGTAACTATTGTGAGATAGGCACAGTGACTGCAGAGGGACTGGTGAAGGGCCATGCCTATGCCATCACAGACACTGACACG gtgaagaagccggatggtGAGGCCTTGTTGCTGAGGCTGAGGAATCCCTGGGGCTTTGTGGAGTACTCTGGACCCTGGAGTGACAA GAGTAAAGACTGGGATGATGTGGATGCTGCTGAGAAGAAAAGGATTGATCTGAAAAACAGTGAGGACGGAGAGTTCTG GATCAGTGCGGAGGACTTCAACAAGCTGTTTGACACAGTGGAGCTGTGTAGTGTGGACCCTGACCCCATAGTGGAAGAGGACACATCCACTGACCCCGACTCCCCTGCTGACCCCCCCTCTGCCTGGACCCTCAGCTCCCACAAAGGCTCCTGGGTATCGGGCTCCACTGCAGGGGGGAGCTGTAGTTACcctc gATCCTTCTGGAAGAATCCCCAGTTCCAGCTTGTCCTTGCCGAGCATGATGATGATATAGAGATGACCCCGGGGGAGAAGAAGGTGGCAGAGAAGCAGAAGGAGAAGGCAAAGCAGTGCACCGTGCTGGTGGAACTACTGCAGAAAGAccggagaaagaaggagaaaatCAACTTCCTCCACATCGCCTTCCATATCtacagg gtTCCTCCAAAG CTCCGGGGCCTGTGTCTGGACCAGAGCTTCTTCTCTTTCAAGCAGCCTGTGGGGAGTTCTGGGGTGTACCAGCCTTTCAG GGCTGTGTGGAGGGAGGTGAGGCTGGACCCGGGACACTACGTGATCCTGGCCTCCACCTGCAGTCCCAACCAGCCCGCGGAATTCTTCCTCCGCGTCTACTCCAAGACTGGCAACAATCTGGG GACCCAAGACTTCACTTGCTCCACTGGCTTCCTCATG GTCATGTCAATGCCACCAGTCTTGCCAGAGGATCGCAAGAGAGTACAGAAGACCTTTGATGAGGTGGCGGGGCCG GATGACAAGCTGAATGCTAAGGagttcatgaagctggttaactCAG ttctGGAGAAAGACTACCAGCTGCCACTGGAGACATGCAGACAGCTCATCTTTGGAGAGGAA ACTGGGGGGCGTAGCAGTCTGACCCGAGAGCAGACAGAGCCTGTGCTGACCTCTCTTCGCAGTCTGCAG tccatCTTCTTCAAGTTTGATCAGGACTCTTCAGGGACTATGAGCCCCTTTGAGCTTAGTCTGGCCCTCCAGGCTGCTG gtgtgcagtgtgatggccaGGTCATACAGCTGCTGTGGGAGAGGTTTGGCTCTGGGGAACTGCACCTGCCTTTCCATGGCTTTGTGACCTGTGTCTCCAGGCTGCGCAAGCTATTCG
- the LOC110507399 gene encoding calpain-8 isoform X3: METRRFATGSIANPVQFRNQHYVALLDACVKSGSLFSDPTFTPDQSSIGMPTDPDPKKEVKWLRPKEISSNAVFVEDTTCTTDICQGQLGDCWLLAALSCLTMHPNLFVKVVPPNQSLTESYAGIFHFMFWQYGEWVEVVVDDRLPVREGRLLFSYSCTRNEYWSALVEKAYAKLIGSYGSLKGGNISEAMEDFTGGIAYSLPVSSRAPRVMWKALSAALSRGSLLSCFIQASNYCEIGTVTAEGLVKGHAYAITDTDTVKKPDGEALLLRLRNPWGFVEYSGPWSDKSKDWDDVDAAEKKRIDLKNSEDGEFWISAEDFNKLFDTVELCSVDPDPIVEEDTSTDPDSPADPPSAWTLSSHKGSWVSGSTAGGSCSYPRSFWKNPQFQLVLAEHDDDIEMTPGEKKVAEKQKEKAKQCTVLVELLQKDRRKKEKINFLHIAFHIYRVPPKLRGLCLDQSFFSFKQPVGSSGVYQPFRAVWREVRLDPGHYVILASTCSPNQPAEFFLRVYSKTGNNLGTQDFTCSTGFLMVMSMPPVLPEDRKRVQKTFDEVAGPDDKLNAKEFMKLVNSVLEKDYQLPLETCRQLIFGEETGGRSSLTREQTEPVLTSLRSLQVRLL, translated from the exons ATGGAGACTCGGAGGTTCGCAACTGGTTCCATTGCCAACCCTGTTCAATTTCGGAACCAGCACTATGTAGCTCTCCTAGATGCGTGCGTTAAATCCGGTTCGCTGTTCTCTGACCCAACCTTCACCCCGGACCAGAGCTCCATCGGTATGCCTACCGACCCAGACCCCAAAAAGGAGGTCAAGTGGCTGCGACCCAAG gagaTCAGTTCCAATGCTGTGTTTGTGGAGGACACAACGTGTACCACCGATATCTGCCAGGGCCAgctgg GTGACTGTTGGCTTCTggctgccctgtcctgccttacCATGCACCCCAATCTCTTTGTCAAAGTGGTACCACCTAATCAGAGCCTGACAGAATCCTATGCTGGCATCTTCCACTTCATG tTCTGGCAGTATGGTGAGtgggtggaggtggtagtggatGACAGGCTACCTGTACGCGAGGGCCGCCTGCTCTTCAGCTACTCCTGTACCCGCAACGAGTACTGGAGCGCCCTGGTGGAGAAAGCCTATGCCAA GCTGATCGGGTCATATGGGAGTTTGAAGGGGGGTAATATCTCAGAGGCAATGGAGGATTTTACAGGGGGCATAGcctactccctccctgtctcctcccgcGCCCCCAGGGTCATGTGGAAAGCCCTCTCTGCTGCCCTGTCCCGTGGCAGCCTGCTCAGCTGCTTCATACAG GCTAGTAACTATTGTGAGATAGGCACAGTGACTGCAGAGGGACTGGTGAAGGGCCATGCCTATGCCATCACAGACACTGACACG gtgaagaagccggatggtGAGGCCTTGTTGCTGAGGCTGAGGAATCCCTGGGGCTTTGTGGAGTACTCTGGACCCTGGAGTGACAA GAGTAAAGACTGGGATGATGTGGATGCTGCTGAGAAGAAAAGGATTGATCTGAAAAACAGTGAGGACGGAGAGTTCTG GATCAGTGCGGAGGACTTCAACAAGCTGTTTGACACAGTGGAGCTGTGTAGTGTGGACCCTGACCCCATAGTGGAAGAGGACACATCCACTGACCCCGACTCCCCTGCTGACCCCCCCTCTGCCTGGACCCTCAGCTCCCACAAAGGCTCCTGGGTATCGGGCTCCACTGCAGGGGGGAGCTGTAGTTACcctc gATCCTTCTGGAAGAATCCCCAGTTCCAGCTTGTCCTTGCCGAGCATGATGATGATATAGAGATGACCCCGGGGGAGAAGAAGGTGGCAGAGAAGCAGAAGGAGAAGGCAAAGCAGTGCACCGTGCTGGTGGAACTACTGCAGAAAGAccggagaaagaaggagaaaatCAACTTCCTCCACATCGCCTTCCATATCtacagg gtTCCTCCAAAG CTCCGGGGCCTGTGTCTGGACCAGAGCTTCTTCTCTTTCAAGCAGCCTGTGGGGAGTTCTGGGGTGTACCAGCCTTTCAG GGCTGTGTGGAGGGAGGTGAGGCTGGACCCGGGACACTACGTGATCCTGGCCTCCACCTGCAGTCCCAACCAGCCCGCGGAATTCTTCCTCCGCGTCTACTCCAAGACTGGCAACAATCTGGG GACCCAAGACTTCACTTGCTCCACTGGCTTCCTCATG GTCATGTCAATGCCACCAGTCTTGCCAGAGGATCGCAAGAGAGTACAGAAGACCTTTGATGAGGTGGCGGGGCCG GATGACAAGCTGAATGCTAAGGagttcatgaagctggttaactCAG ttctGGAGAAAGACTACCAGCTGCCACTGGAGACATGCAGACAGCTCATCTTTGGAGAGGAA ACTGGGGGGCGTAGCAGTCTGACCCGAGAGCAGACAGAGCCTGTGCTGACCTCTCTTCGCAGTCTGCAGGTACGACTGCTATAG